A portion of the Brevundimonas pondensis genome contains these proteins:
- a CDS encoding DUF4287 domain-containing protein, producing MTAVLTERQKKWFATVQANLEKNTGKPLADWVAIMTACPESAPRAQAAWLKAEHGVGQNHAAQILDACRPAGGPGWDDPEALRAALWKDAASLVILEAVERVADGVEGVIAGQRKGYTSFSRSVQFAAMRPLKGGRALLGLKLAPEVSPRLAPSARRESWSERLTATVELDAADQVDAEISRLFAQAADNG from the coding sequence ATGACCGCAGTGCTGACGGAGCGGCAGAAGAAGTGGTTCGCCACGGTCCAGGCCAATCTGGAGAAGAACACCGGCAAGCCGCTGGCCGACTGGGTCGCCATCATGACGGCCTGTCCCGAGAGCGCGCCGCGCGCTCAAGCGGCGTGGCTGAAGGCGGAACACGGCGTGGGGCAGAACCACGCGGCGCAGATCCTCGACGCCTGTCGCCCCGCCGGCGGCCCCGGCTGGGACGATCCCGAGGCCCTGCGCGCGGCCCTGTGGAAGGACGCGGCGTCGCTGGTGATCCTTGAAGCGGTCGAGCGCGTCGCGGACGGCGTCGAGGGCGTCATCGCGGGCCAGAGGAAGGGCTACACGTCGTTTTCGCGCAGCGTGCAGTTTGCGGCCATGCGTCCGCTGAAGGGCGGCCGGGCCTTGCTGGGATTGAAGCTGGCGCCCGAGGTCTCGCCGCGCCTGGCGCCGTCGGCGCGGCGTGAAAGCTGGTCCGAGCGGCTGACGGCCACGGTCGAACTGGACGCCGCTGATCAGGTGGACGCCGAAATCAGCCGCCTGTTCGCACAGGCGGCCGACAACGGCTGA
- the clpA gene encoding ATP-dependent Clp protease ATP-binding subunit ClpA: MPSFSRPLEETLHRAVHYANERRHEYATLEHLLLALIDDTDASAVMTACNVDLGALKTALTLYVDNDLAALATADGDDAKPTAGFQRVIQRAVIHVQSSGREEVTGANVLVAIFSERESHAAYFLQEQDMTRYDAVNFIAHGIAKKPGATETRPAKGSPEEAEDAAAVKSGGEALEAYCVDLNEKARHGKIDPLIGRQAEVERSIQILCRRTKNNPLLVGDPGVGKTAIAEGLARKIVNGEVPEVLKDATIYSLDMGALLAGTRYRGDFEERLKQVVKELETHENAVLFIDEIHTVIGAGATSGGAMDASNLLKPALASGSLRCMGSTTYKEYRQHFEKDRALVRRFQKIDVNEPTIEDTVKILKGLKTTYETHHKLRYTDSAIRTAVDLSARYITDRKLPDKAIDVIDEAGASQMLLPESKRKKVIGQKEVEAVIAKMARIPPKSVSKSDTESLRELETDLKRVVYGQEQAIDQVSAAMKLARAGLRDPNKPIGAFLFSGPTGVGKTEVAKQLAATLGIEMQRFDMSEYMERHTVSRLIGAPPGYVGHDQGGLLTDAVDQHPHSVVLLDEIEKAHPDVYNILLQVMDNGTLTDAIGKKVDFRNVILIMTTNAGAADNARASIGFGRGKVEGEDDKAIQRLFAPEFRNRLDAIVAFKPLGAETIRSVVGKFMMQLDAQLADRNITIELTDEATDWLAKNGFDELYGARPLARVIQEHIKKPLADDILFGRLTHGGHVKVELKDGKIAFDITPAKGAAVKKEEEETA; this comes from the coding sequence ATGCCCTCCTTTTCTCGTCCTCTCGAAGAGACCCTGCACCGCGCGGTCCACTATGCGAACGAGCGCCGGCACGAGTACGCCACGCTTGAACACTTGTTGCTGGCCCTGATCGACGACACCGATGCGTCCGCGGTCATGACGGCCTGCAATGTCGATCTCGGCGCGCTGAAGACGGCGCTGACCCTCTATGTCGACAACGACCTGGCCGCCCTGGCTACGGCCGACGGCGACGACGCCAAGCCGACGGCGGGCTTCCAGCGCGTGATCCAGCGCGCGGTCATCCATGTCCAGTCGTCGGGCAGGGAAGAGGTGACGGGCGCCAATGTCCTGGTCGCCATCTTCTCGGAACGCGAAAGCCACGCCGCCTACTTCCTGCAAGAGCAGGACATGACGCGCTATGACGCGGTCAACTTCATCGCCCACGGCATCGCCAAGAAGCCTGGCGCGACCGAGACCCGTCCCGCCAAGGGCTCGCCCGAGGAGGCCGAGGACGCCGCCGCCGTGAAATCAGGCGGCGAGGCGCTCGAGGCCTATTGCGTCGACCTGAACGAGAAGGCGCGTCACGGCAAGATCGATCCTCTGATCGGCCGCCAGGCCGAGGTCGAGCGTTCGATCCAGATCCTGTGCCGCCGGACCAAGAACAATCCGCTGCTGGTCGGCGATCCGGGCGTCGGCAAGACCGCGATCGCGGAAGGGCTGGCCCGCAAGATCGTCAACGGCGAGGTGCCCGAGGTCCTGAAGGACGCCACCATCTACTCGCTCGACATGGGGGCGCTGCTGGCCGGCACCCGCTATCGCGGCGATTTCGAGGAGCGGCTGAAACAGGTCGTCAAGGAACTGGAGACGCACGAGAACGCGGTCCTGTTCATCGACGAGATCCACACGGTGATCGGCGCCGGCGCCACCTCGGGCGGGGCGATGGATGCGTCCAACCTGCTGAAGCCGGCCCTGGCCTCGGGCAGCCTGCGTTGCATGGGCTCGACCACCTACAAGGAGTATCGTCAGCACTTCGAGAAGGACCGCGCCCTGGTGCGTCGCTTCCAGAAGATCGACGTCAATGAGCCGACGATCGAGGACACGGTGAAGATCCTCAAGGGTCTGAAGACGACCTACGAGACGCATCACAAGCTGCGCTACACGGACTCGGCCATCCGCACGGCGGTCGATCTGTCGGCGCGCTACATCACCGACCGCAAGCTGCCGGACAAGGCCATCGACGTGATTGACGAAGCAGGGGCGTCGCAGATGCTGCTGCCGGAATCGAAGCGCAAGAAGGTCATCGGCCAGAAGGAGGTCGAGGCCGTCATCGCCAAGATGGCTCGCATCCCGCCCAAGTCGGTCAGCAAGTCGGACACGGAATCCCTGCGCGAGCTGGAGACCGATCTGAAGCGCGTCGTCTATGGTCAGGAGCAGGCCATCGATCAGGTCTCGGCGGCGATGAAGCTGGCGCGGGCGGGTCTGCGCGACCCGAACAAGCCGATCGGCGCCTTCCTGTTCAGCGGCCCGACCGGTGTCGGCAAGACCGAAGTGGCCAAGCAACTGGCCGCCACGCTCGGCATCGAGATGCAGCGCTTCGACATGTCCGAGTACATGGAGCGGCACACGGTCAGCCGTCTGATCGGCGCCCCTCCGGGCTATGTCGGGCATGACCAGGGCGGCCTGCTGACCGACGCCGTCGACCAGCACCCGCACTCGGTGGTCTTGCTGGACGAGATCGAGAAGGCTCACCCCGACGTCTACAACATCCTGCTGCAGGTGATGGACAACGGGACCCTGACCGACGCCATCGGCAAGAAGGTCGACTTCAGGAACGTCATCCTGATCATGACCACCAACGCCGGGGCCGCCGACAACGCCCGCGCCTCCATCGGCTTCGGCCGGGGCAAGGTCGAGGGTGAGGACGACAAGGCCATCCAGCGCCTGTTCGCGCCGGAGTTCCGCAACCGTCTGGACGCCATCGTGGCCTTCAAGCCGCTGGGCGCCGAGACGATCCGTTCGGTGGTCGGCAAGTTCATGATGCAGTTGGACGCCCAACTGGCGGACCGCAACATCACCATCGAACTGACCGACGAAGCGACCGACTGGCTGGCCAAGAACGGCTTCGACGAACTGTATGGCGCACGGCCCCTGGCCCGCGTCATTCAGGAACACATCAAGAAGCCGCTGGCCGACGACATCCTGTTCGGCCGCCTGACCCACGGCGGACACGTCAAGGTCGAGCTGAAGGACGGCAAGATCGCCTTCGACATCACCCCGGCCAAGGGCGCGGCGGTGAAGAAAGAGGAAGAAGAAACGGCCTGA
- the clpS gene encoding ATP-dependent Clp protease adapter ClpS has product MPTRRPGEQGGGAGAAVVTETKPKLQRPSLYRVLILNDDYTPMEFVIYVLERFFQKSREDATRIMLHVHQHGVGVCGVFTYEVAETKVAQVVETARRHQHPLQCTMEKD; this is encoded by the coding sequence ATGCCTACAAGACGGCCAGGTGAACAAGGCGGAGGCGCAGGCGCCGCCGTCGTCACCGAAACAAAGCCGAAGCTTCAGCGGCCCTCGCTTTATCGAGTGCTGATCCTGAATGACGACTACACCCCGATGGAGTTCGTCATCTACGTGCTGGAACGGTTCTTCCAGAAGAGCCGGGAAGACGCGACCCGCATCATGCTGCACGTGCACCAGCATGGCGTCGGGGTCTGCGGCGTCTTCACCTACGAAGTGGCCGAAACCAAGGTCGCCCAGGTGGTCGAGACGGCGCGCCGTCACCAGCACCCTCTGCAATGCACGATGGAAAAAGACTGA
- a CDS encoding CsbD family protein has translation MTDQRIEGVATELKGKAQGGIGRLTGDSKLQVEGKLNEVKGKALNAYGRVIDGLDGMVDKAPADLQEPARKGLDFARRKPLLTTGIIAGAAVLLGALGRKR, from the coding sequence ATGACCGATCAACGTATCGAAGGCGTCGCGACGGAACTGAAGGGCAAGGCCCAGGGCGGCATCGGCCGCCTGACCGGCGACAGCAAGCTACAGGTCGAAGGCAAGCTGAACGAGGTGAAGGGCAAGGCCTTGAACGCCTATGGTCGGGTCATCGACGGTCTGGACGGCATGGTCGACAAGGCCCCCGCCGATCTTCAGGAACCCGCGCGCAAGGGCCTCGACTTCGCCCGCCGCAAACCCCTGCTGACCACAGGCATCATCGCTGGCGCGGCAGTGCTCCTCGGGGCGCTGGGCCGTAAGCGCTAA
- a CDS encoding GNAT family N-acetyltransferase, giving the protein MSFTLQVHDGIAAIGRDAWDACAAPTGDPFVSYDFLHACEASGSAVPSQGWAARHLSLHDEDGAVIGVMPLYLKGHSQGEYVFDHSWADAYQRAGGRYYPKLLGAVPFTPATGPRFLNAPGTDAATVREALLQGAQTLVERLGVSSLHVNFPTEPEWRAMTEAGLLPRRDIQFIWRNEGYRTFDDFLAALSSNRRKTIRRERREAQADLDIRVLTGAEITEVHWDAFFEFYMDTGDRKWGRPYLTRDFFSRVGAAMADRIALVMAFRDETPIAGALNFIGRDALYGRQWGALEEVPFLHFELCYYQAIDFAIARGLSRVEAGAQGEHKIARGYLPSPVYSAHWIADPALRDPVAHYLDNERPAVEAEMEAMTADLSPYRRT; this is encoded by the coding sequence GTGAGCTTCACGCTTCAGGTTCACGACGGGATCGCCGCAATAGGCCGGGACGCGTGGGACGCCTGCGCGGCCCCGACCGGCGATCCCTTCGTCTCCTACGACTTCCTGCACGCCTGCGAGGCGTCCGGCAGCGCCGTCCCGTCCCAGGGCTGGGCGGCGCGCCACCTGTCCTTGCACGACGAAGACGGCGCCGTGATCGGCGTCATGCCCCTCTATCTGAAGGGCCACAGCCAGGGCGAATACGTCTTCGACCACAGTTGGGCCGACGCCTATCAGCGCGCCGGCGGACGCTACTACCCCAAGCTTCTGGGCGCCGTGCCCTTCACGCCGGCAACGGGGCCGCGCTTTCTGAACGCGCCCGGCACGGACGCCGCGACGGTGCGCGAGGCCCTGTTGCAAGGCGCGCAGACCTTGGTCGAGCGCCTCGGCGTCTCGTCGCTGCACGTCAACTTCCCGACCGAGCCGGAATGGCGCGCCATGACCGAGGCGGGCCTGCTGCCCCGCCGCGACATCCAGTTCATCTGGCGCAATGAGGGCTATCGGACCTTCGACGACTTTCTGGCCGCCCTGTCGTCCAATCGCCGCAAGACCATCCGGCGCGAGCGACGTGAGGCCCAGGCCGATCTCGACATCCGCGTCCTGACCGGCGCCGAGATCACCGAGGTCCATTGGGACGCCTTTTTCGAATTCTACATGGACACCGGCGACCGCAAATGGGGCCGGCCCTATCTGACGCGCGACTTCTTCTCTCGCGTCGGCGCCGCTATGGCCGACCGCATCGCCCTGGTCATGGCCTTCCGGGACGAGACGCCCATTGCCGGCGCCCTGAATTTCATCGGCCGCGACGCCCTCTATGGCCGTCAGTGGGGCGCGCTGGAGGAGGTTCCCTTCCTCCATTTCGAGCTCTGCTACTATCAAGCCATCGACTTCGCCATTGCGCGCGGCCTGTCCCGCGTCGAGGCCGGGGCCCAGGGCGAGCACAAGATCGCCCGCGGCTATCTGCCCTCCCCGGTCTATTCCGCCCACTGGATCGCCGATCCGGCCCTGCGTGATCCCGTCGCCCACTACCTCGACAACGAGCGCCCGGCGGTCGAGGCGGAGATGGAAGCCATGACGGCGGACCTGTCGCCCTATCGCCGCACCTGA
- a CDS encoding RidA family protein: MSIHARIAELGITLPEPAKPVASYVSYVRTGNQILISGQLSNDANGGIKGTVGVDVTPEQAAEAARLCGINLLAQINAAVDGDLDRVVRIVKLGAFVQAGPDFEAIPAVVNGCSDLMVQVFGDAGKHARSAVGVYKLPLGFAVEIDAIIEVK, encoded by the coding sequence ATGAGCATCCACGCCCGCATCGCCGAACTCGGCATCACCCTGCCCGAGCCCGCCAAGCCGGTCGCCAGCTACGTTTCCTACGTCCGCACGGGCAACCAGATCCTGATCTCGGGCCAACTGTCGAACGATGCCAATGGCGGCATCAAGGGCACCGTCGGCGTCGATGTGACGCCGGAGCAGGCCGCCGAGGCCGCCCGCCTGTGCGGCATCAACCTGCTGGCCCAGATCAACGCCGCCGTCGACGGCGACCTGGATCGCGTGGTCCGCATCGTCAAGCTGGGCGCCTTCGTCCAGGCCGGCCCGGACTTCGAAGCCATCCCCGCCGTCGTCAACGGCTGCTCGGACCTGATGGTCCAGGTCTTCGGCGACGCGGGCAAGCACGCCCGTTCGGCCGTCGGCGTCTACAAGCTGCCGCTCGGCTTCGCCGTGGAAATCGACGCCATCATCGAGGTGAAGTGA